A window of the Gossypium arboreum isolate Shixiya-1 chromosome 2, ASM2569848v2, whole genome shotgun sequence genome harbors these coding sequences:
- the LOC108465647 gene encoding uncharacterized protein LOC108465647, with protein MHLGGNKMYKDFRELYRWPRLKREVTDFVARCLTCQQVNAEHQLPSGLVQPVKIPIWKWERTAHFIPVRTDFSLQKLAKLYISEIMRLHGVPVLIISDRDPRFMSRFWQKLMRLWVLVLTSVLFFILRQMTELGEQHVLGPELVSETEDKVRLIRDRPKVASNRQKSYEDLKRKDIEYSVGDMVFLKISP; from the exons ATGCATCttggtgggaataagatgtataaAGATTTCCGAGAGTTGTACAGGTGGCcaaggttgaagcgtgaagtgACTGATTTTGTTGCTCGTTGTTTGACATGTCAGCAGGTTAatgctgagcatcagttaccttcgggtttggtACAGCCAGTTAAGATACCGatatggaaatgggagcga ACCGCACATTTCATTCCTGTTAGGACAGACTTCTCTCTACAGAAGTTGGCCAAGCTATACATTTCTGAGATAATGAGGCTGCATGGGGTACCTGTCTTgatcatttctgatagggatcctcgttttatgtctcgattttggcagaagcTTATGAGGCTTTGGGTTCTCGTCTTGACTTCAGTACTATTTTTCATCcttagacagatg actgagttgggtgagcagcATGTTCTAGGTCCGGAGTTGGTTTcagagactgaggataaggttcgCTTGATTCGGGATCGACCGAAAGTGGCTTCTaatagacagaagtcctatgAGGATTTAAAAAGGAAGGACATCGAGTATTCTGTGGGAGACATGGTCTTTCTTAAGATCTCGCCATGA
- the LOC108465637 gene encoding uncharacterized protein LOC108465637: MRFGRKGKLSARFIRPYRILKRVGPVAYQLELPLKLDHIYDMFHVSMLRRYRSDPTHIVPMEEIEVRPGLTFEEEPVQILDRDVKVLRRKSIPLVKVMWQNHRTEEATWEPEDSMLQ, from the coding sequence ATGaggttcggtcgtaagggcaagctgagtgCTCGATTTATTAGGCCGTACCGGATTTTGAAGCGAGTGGGCCCAGTTgcatatcagttggagctacctctaaaGTTGGATCATATTTATGACATGTTCCACGTCTCAATGTTGAGACGTTATCGCTCTGATCCCACACACATTGTGCCtatggaggagattgaagttagaCCGGGTCTGACGTtcgaggaggagccagttcagattttGGATCGTGACGTTAAGGTTTTGCGTAGGAAATctattccattagtgaaggtgatGTGGCAGAATCATAGAAcagaggaggctacttgggagccagaggattcgATGCTTCAATAG